From Etheostoma spectabile isolate EspeVRDwgs_2016 chromosome 8, UIUC_Espe_1.0, whole genome shotgun sequence, a single genomic window includes:
- the ric8b gene encoding chaperone Ric-8B: MDLNVILSQLETVNDNVIEKLLRQYNRENSRTFSFDQKEESLRSKLCQGVLSVLGRQVQPSCQKTCLETLRILSRDKRVLAPVATREGILILGGMARLNAGENGDDNHQKSSQDDTQSDEKERVVVEALKCLCNVVYNSPAAQQVSVDVQLAHGLCASLGMARTWHHEVGLFTLRLLFLLSALRPDVRGILRREWHAVRLLTEMLEHTLHVSWVGPYEAACPDPQALPLPAEDNERAMEALKALFNLTLSDAGGEEDDHQFRLIAAILRHLLMLKTETEEKTEEAHSHAINLLNNLPVSCLDVLIDVPVQGGLEIYGGKNMDIVQMLIDFMEKRIDKGSNYKEGLTPVLSLLTEGSRHHREIRRYIKAQVLPPLKDVKIRPEIGTTTRNKLVRLMTHVDMGVKQSAAEFLFVLAKKAVSIVDNLLKYTGYGNAAGLLVARGLLAGGRGETQYSQDEDSDTEEYKSAKPFINPITGHVEEPMPNPIEEMTEEQKEYEAQKLVNMFDKLSRQNVIRPMGVRPDGTLAPLEETLCDPPEDSGSDSD; encoded by the exons ATGGATTTGAATGTTATCTTGTCACAGCTTGAAACTGTCAACGATAATGTAATCGAGAAACTTCTGCGGCAGTACAATCGAGAG AACAGTCGCACCTTCAGTTTCGACCAAAAGGAAGAAAGCCTGCGGAGT AAGCTGTGTCAGGGTGTGTTGTCAGTTCTTGGGAGGCAGGTGCAGCCCAGCTGTCAGAAGACATGTCTGGAGACACTCCGCATTCTGTCCAGAGACAAGCGTGTCCTCGCACCTGTAGCCACCAGGGAGGGCATCCTAATCCTGGGGGGAATGGCGAGGTTGAATGCTGGAGAAAACGGAGATGACAACCACCAGAAAAGCTCTCAGGACGACACTCAGTCGGATGAGAAGGAGAGGGTGGTGGTGGAGGCCTTAAAGTGCCTATGCAATGTGGTGTACAACAGTCCTGCGGCTCAGCAGGTTAGTGTAGACGTGCAGCTGGCTCATGGCCTGTGTGCCAGCCTGGGAATGGCCCGCACATGGCACCATGAGGTGGGCCTGTTCACACTGCGCCTTCTCTTCCTGCTGTCTGCACTGAGACCTGATGTGAGAGGGATTTTGAGGAGAGAATGGCATGCTGTGAGACTACTGACAGAGATGCTGGAGCACACCCTGCACGTGAGCTGGGTTGGTCCCTATGAAGCTGCCTGTCCAGATCCACAGGCCCTGCCCCTGCCTGCAGAGGACAATGAGAGAGCAATGGAGGCACTCAAAGCCTTGTTCAACCTCACACTGTCTGATGCTGGTGGTGAG GAAGATGACCACCAATTCCGACTCATTGCTGCCATCCTGCGTCATCTGTTGATGCTGAAGACTGAGACAGAGGAGAAAACAGAGGAAGCACACAG cCATGCCATCAACCTGCTGAATAACCTGCCTGTGTCCTGCCTGGACGTGTTAATCGATGTGCCTGTACAGGGAGGACTAGAGATATATGGTGGGAAAAACATGGACATTGTCCAGATGTTGATAGACTTCATGGAGAAAAGGATTGACAAG GGCTCCAACTACAAAGAGGGTTTGACTCCGGTGCTCAGCCTTTTGACTGAGGGATCCAGACACCACAGGGAGATCCGCAGATATATCAAAGCTCAG GTACTTCCCCCACTGAAAGATGTGAAGATCAGGCCAGAGATTGGCACCACCACCAGAAACAAGTTGGTCCGCCTTATGACCCATGTTGACATGGGTGTGAAGCAGAGCGCTGCAGAGTTTCTCTTTGTCCTTGCAAAGAAAGCGGTGAGCATTG TGGACAACCTGTTGAAGTACACAGGATATGGAAACGCAGCAGGACTCCTTGTGGCTCGGGGACTCCTcgcaggagggagaggagagactCAGTACTCCCAAGATGAAGACTCAGACACAGAGGAATACAAATCTGCTAAACCCTT CATCAACCCCATCACTGGTCATGTGGAGGAGCCGATGCCAAACCCCATCGAAGAGATGACTGAagagcagaaggagtatgaagcccAGAAACTTGTCAATATGTTTGACAAGTTGTCAAG GCAGAATGTGATCCGGCCAATGGGGGTCAGGCCTGACGGGACGTTGGCACCTCTTGAAGAAACTCTTTGTGATCCACCCGAGGACTCGGGATCAGACTCCGACTAG